In Spea bombifrons isolate aSpeBom1 chromosome 12, aSpeBom1.2.pri, whole genome shotgun sequence, the following proteins share a genomic window:
- the LOC128470315 gene encoding lutropin subunit beta-like, which yields MSVSQIALMSLAVYLSAVQGRRPCHPTNATISAEKEDCPICMTLTTTICSGYCQTKDPVYKSALATYYQHICTYKEIRYDTIKLPNCSPNTDPFFTYPVAVSCECSLCKMDYSDCTVQSLGPAFCSNSVISI from the exons ATGTCTGTCTCTCAAATCGCGTTAATGTCCCTGGCTGTCTACTTGTCCGCCGTGCAAGGACGCCGTCCGTGCCACCCAACCAACGCAACCATCTCAGCTGAAAAAGAAGACTGTCCAATCTGTATGACCCTCACCACCACCATCTGCAGCGGCTACTGCCAGACCAAG GATCCGGTATATAAAAGCGCGCTCGCCACGTATTACCAGCACATCTGTACTTACAAAGAGATTCGCTACGACACCATCAAACTGCCGAACTGCTCACCGAACACCGACCCCTTCTTCACCTACCCGGTAGCCGTGAGCTGCGAGTGCAGCCTGTGCAAGATGGATTACAGCGACTGCACCGTGCAGAGCCTCGGGCCGGCCTTCTGCTCCAACAGCGTCATATCCATCTGA
- the TMEM145 gene encoding transmembrane protein 145 yields MGPPAGPGLLLLFLGCLRIGSSKYVRGNLSTKEDWVFLTRFCFLSDFGRLEFRFKYPEAKCCQNILLYFDDPSQWPAVYKKGNKDCLMKESVIRPENNQVINLTTQYVWSGCQVIKESGTSYLSCNSGRSFRSVRERWWYIALSKCGGDGLQLEYEMTLTNGKSFWTRHFSADEFGILETDITFLLIFVLILLLSCYFGYILRGRQLLHTTYKMFMAAAGVEVLSLLFFCVYWGQYAQDGVGNPSIKVLAKLLFSASFLIFLLMLILLGKGFTVTRGRISHLGSIKLSVYMTLYTVTHTVLFINEAQFFDPAQVLYTYESPAGYGNIALQFLAYIWFCYAVLVTLKHFPEKQAFYVPFFAAYTLWFFAVPVMALIANFGIPKWAREKIVNGIQLGIHLYAHAVFLIITRPSAANKNFPYHVRTSQIGIMEQSTEKFPHHVYGNVTFISDSVPNVTELFSIPSCNGSNGAINKPAQYPVTLGQCYSQLTSDPHHVMSPSSLNGVPGNQKLPVGETQIGGLQQLHAPQIHNQNGFPEYFSIRSAGPQPM; encoded by the exons ATGGGGCCCCCAGCGGGCCCCGGGCTGCTCCTGCTCTTCCTCGGCTGCCTGCGGATCGGCTCTTCCAAGTATGTGCGGGGCAACCTCAGCACCAAGGAG GACTGGGTTTTTCTCACAAGGTTCTGTTTCTTATCAGACTTCGGACGTCTTGAATTCAGATTTAAATACCCCGAG GCAAAATGCTGCCAGAACATCCTGCTTTATTTCGACGACCCATCTCAGTGGCCGGCCGTGTACAAGAAGGGAAACAAG GACTGCTTGATGAAGGAATCTGTGATCCGTCCTGAGAACAACCAGGTCATTAATCTGACCACCCAGTACGTTTGGTCCGGCTGTCAG gtgATAAAGGAATCAGGGACGAGCTACCTGAGCTGCAACAGCGGCAGAAGCTTCAGATCTGTTCGAGAACGATGGTGGTACATAGCCTTGAGCAAGTGCGGG GGGGATGGGCTCCAGTTAGAATACGAGATGACCCTGACGAACGGCAAATCCTTCTGGACGCGCCACTTCTCCGCGGATGAGTTTG GGATCCTGGAGACAGATATCACCTTCCTCCTGATCTTCGTCCTGATCTTGCTGCTATCCTGTTACTTTGGCT ATATCCTCAGGGGGCGGCAGCTTCTTCACACCACGTACAAGATGTTTATGGCAGCGGCTGGAGTTGAGG TTCTCAGCCTGCTGTTCTTCTGTGTATACTGGGGGCAGTACGCGCAGGACGGAGTGGGCAACCCCAGCATCAAAGTGTTAG CTAAGCTCCTGTTCTCTGCAAGTTTCCTGATTTTTCTGCTAATGCTGATCCTGCTGGGGAAAGGATTTACTGTTACCAG aGGTCGGATCAGCCACCTGGGCTCCATTAAGCTGTCGGTGTACATGACGCTGTACACGGTGACACACACGGTGCTGTTTATAAATGAGGCACAG TTCTTTGATCCCGCTCAGGTCCTGTACACGTATGAGTCGCCCGCAGGTTATGGTAACATCGCCCTGCAGTTCCTGGCATATATCTGGTTCTGTTACGCCGTGTTGGTGACCCTCAAGCACTTCCCGGAGAAACAGGCGTTCTACGTGCCCTTCTTTGCTGCGTACACTCTCTG GTTCTTTGCCGTCCCCGTCATGGCATTGATTGCTAATTTTGGAATCCCTAAATGGGCCCGTGAGAAGATTGTGAACGGAATCCAGCTGGGAATCCATCTGTACGCACACGCCGTCTTTCTG ATCATCACCAGACCTTCGGCAGCCAATAAGAACTTCCCTTACCACGTGCGCACCTCTCAGATCGGAATCATGGAGCAGAGTACCGAGAAATTCCCGCACCACGTTTATGGAAACGTCACGTTTATCAGCGATTCTGTCCCCAACGTCACTGAGCTTTTCTCGATCCCGAGCTGCAACGGGAGCAATGGAGCG ATAAATAAGCCCGCTCAGTACCCTGTTACTCTTGGTCAATGTTACTCCCAGCTGACCTCAGACCCTCATCATGTGATGAGCCCCTCATCTCTGAACGGTGTACCCGGAAATCAAAAGTTACCGGTTGGGGAGACGCAGATTGGGGGTCTTCAACAGCTACACGCCCCTCAAATACATAATCAGAATGGCTTCCCTGAATACTTCAGCATCCGCTCGGCAGGCCCCCAACCCATGTAG
- the RUVBL2 gene encoding ruvB-like 2, which translates to MATVATTKVPEVRDVTRMERIGAHSHIRGLGLDDALEPRQVSQGMVGQLAARRAAGVVLEMIKEGKIAGRAVLIAGQPGTGKTAIAMGMAQALGQDTPFTAIAGSEIFSLEMSKTEALTQAFRRSIGVRIKEETEIIEGEVVEVQIDRPATGTGAKVGKLTLKTTEMETIYDLGTKMIESLTKEKVQAGDVITIDKATGKISKLGRAFTRARDYDAMGSQTKFVQCPDGELQKRKEVVHTVSLHEIDVINSRTQGFLALFSGDTGEIKSEVREQINAKVAEWREEGKAEIIPGVLFIDEVHMLDIECFSFLNRALESDMAPVLIMATNRGITRIRGTNYQSPHGIPIDLLDRLLIISTSPYNEKETKQILKIRCEEEDVDMNEDAYTVLTRIGLETSLRYSIQLITAASLVCRKRKGNEVQVDDIKRVYSLFLDESRSTQYMKEYQDAFMFNEMKGETMDTSS; encoded by the exons ATGGCAACCGTGGCG ACAACCAAGGTGCCGGAAGTCCGAGATGTCACCAGAATGGAGAGAATTg gtgCCCATTCTCACATCCGAGGGCTTGGCTTGGATGATGCCTTGGAGCCCCGGCAG GTCTCCCAGGGCATGGTGGGTCAGTTGGCGGCAAGAAGAGCTGCAGGAGTTGTTTTGGAGAtgatcaaagaagggaaaatcGCCGGCCGTGCCGTTCTGATCGCTGGGCAACCCGGCACTGGAAAAACAGCCATTGCTATGG GTATGGCTCAAGCCTTGGGCCAAGATACCCCGTTCACAGCCATCGCTGGAAGTGAAATCTTCTCCCTGGAAATGAGCAAGACTGAAGCGTTGACACAAGCTTTCCGTCGCTCTATCGGTGTCCGAATCAA ggaAGAAACTGAAATTATTGAAGGAGAAGTTGTGGAGGTCCAGATTGACAGACCAGCTACAGGAACG GGTGCAAAAGTTGGCAAACTGACTTTAAAAACGACCGAGATGGAGACCATTTATGATCTGGGAACTAAGATGATCGAATCGCTCACCAAGGAAAAAGTTCAGGCTGG GGATGTGATTACCATTGACAAAGCCACGGGGAAAATCTCCAAATTGGGTCGTGCTTTTACACGCGCTCGAGATTACGATGCAATGGGGTCCCAG ACCAAGTTTGTGCAGTGCCCTGACGGAGAATTACAGAAACGCAAGGAAGTGGTACATACGGTGTCATTACATGAGATCGATGTCATCAACAGCAGAACGCAGGGATTTCTGGCTCTCTTTTCCG GAGATACAGGAGAGATTAAATCAGAAGTTCGTGAACAGATCAATGCTAAGGTCGCTGAGTGGCGCGAGGAAGGAAAGGCTGAAATTATTCCTGgg GTGCTGTTTATAGATGAGGTGCACATGTTGGACattgaatgtttttctttcttgaatCGCGCGTTGGAAAGCGACATGGCACCGGTTCTGATTATGGCCACAAACAGAGGAATCACACG GATTCGTGGCACAAACTACCAGAGTCCCCACGGTATTCCCATTGATTTACTGGATCGGTTACTTATTATCTCCACGTCTCCATACAATGAGAAGGAAACCAAACAGATCCTAAAGATCAG GTgtgaagaagaagatgtggacATGAATGAGGACGCCTACACTGTACTGACACGGATTGGTCTGGAGACTTCACTCAGATATTCCATACAGCTCATCACGGCTGCGAGTCTGGTCTGCAGGAAGAGAAAG GGAAATGAAGTTCAAGTAGATGACATCAAAAGAGTATATTCCCTCTTCCTTGATGAGTCTAGATCAACGCAGTACATGAAAGAGTATCAGGACGCCTTTATGTTCAACGAAATga AAGGAGAGACGATGGACACATCTTCATGA